The nucleotide sequence CTCGCCTGCGGCAGTGGCGCGATGACCAGACCGCGCCCTACTGCGTACTGTCGGTGGCCATCCTGCTCGAAAGCCCGATGCGCCATCTGATCGACCGCATTGTCGTGGTGGATATCCCCGAGGCACTGCAGGTCGCCCGACTGGTCGTCCGGGACGGGATTGATGCCACCCTGGCCGGTCAGATGCTCGCCGCCCAGGCCCAACGCGAAACCCGGCTGGCAGCCGCTGACGACGTCATCGACAATAGCGGTAGCCGCGACGACACCGCCCGACAGATCGATGCCCTGCATCCGCACTGGCTGGCCATCGCGCAGCAACGCGCAGCCGCGGTTTGAAATGAACTGCGACACACTTCACAATCGGCGCGCATTCTCATTATCGGGTTCGAGTGGCCGTTGCCGAAATCCCCGTCGTCTTTGAACAACCGCTGACGGAGCGCGTGCGGGTTTTC is from Flagellatimonas centrodinii and encodes:
- the coaE gene encoding dephospho-CoA kinase (Dephospho-CoA kinase (CoaE) performs the final step in coenzyme A biosynthesis.) — its product is MSALTLGLTGGIASGKSLVEGLLRDRGVPVLDADQVSRDVVKPGEPALASIAATFGPDMLQADGSLDRRRMREHVFANPEARRQLEALLHPLIGARLRQWRDDQTAPYCVLSVAILLESPMRHLIDRIVVVDIPEALQVARLVVRDGIDATLAGQMLAAQAQRETRLAAADDVIDNSGSRDDTARQIDALHPHWLAIAQQRAAAV